From the genome of Saccharomyces paradoxus strain CBS432 chromosome XII sequence:
AGATTTATAGACCCGTCAGTCGGCTTTAGTATAGGAattaattatttattgatgTGGCTCATATCTTATCCCAGCGAGTTGGTAGGATGTTCGCTTACCATCTCTTATTGGGCACCATCGGTCAATCCTGCTGCGTGGGTTGCAATCGCTTTCGTTTTAAGCATGTTACTGAATCTTTTTGGGGCGAGAGGTTTTGCAGAATCTGAGTTTTATATGtcaatcttcaaaatcgtggcccttttcatctttatAATTATTGGTATTGTCCTCATTGCAGGCGGTGGGCCTGATTCTACTGGATACATTGGCACGAAGTACTGGCACAATCCAGGCTCCTTCGCCGTTccagttttcaaaaatctctGTAATACTTTTGTTTCAGCCGCATACTCATTTAGTGGTACAGAAATGGTTGTTCTAACTAGTACTGAAGCAAGAAGTGTTTCTTCGGTGTCCCGGGCAGCGAAGGGTACCTTCTGGAGAATTGTCATCTTCTACATCGTTACTGTGATTATCATTGGTTGTCTGGTCCCTTATAATGATCCTCGTCTGATTAACGGTTCATCCAGTGAGGATATTACTGCTTCTCCCTTTGTTATTGCTTTGAGCAATACTGGTGCTATGGGAACAAGAGTGTCACATTTTATGAATGCGGTCATCTTGATAGCCGTATTTTCTGTTTGCAACTCTTGCGTTTATGCATCTTCAAGATTGATTCAGGGTTTGGCCACAGCAGGCCAGCTTCCAAAGATCTGCGCTTATATGGACAGGAGCGGCCGGCCTTTAGTTGGTATGGCTATATGCGGCGCTTTTGGGCTGTTAGGCTTTTTGGTTGTTTCCAAGAACCAGGGCACTGTTTTCACATGGTTGTTTGCATTGTGTTCTATTTCGTTTTTCACAACTTGGTTCTGTATCTGCTTTTGTCAAGTCAGATTCAGGATGGCAATGAAAGCTCAAGGAAGGTCAAAGGATGATATTATCTACAGGTCGACGCTAGGGATCTATGGAGGAATTTTTGGCTGTGTTTTAAATGTTCTGTTGGTGATTGGGGAAATATATGTATCGGCCGCACCCGTGGGCAGCCCTAGTTCTGCGGCGAACTTCTTTGAATATTGTATGAGTATTCCAATTATGATTGCCGTTTATATTGGCCATAGAATTTACCGCAGAGACTGGAGGCACTGGTACATCAAGCGGGGGGACATCGACCTCGATAGTGGACATTCCCTAGAGGATTTTGAAGCTACAAAACTTGAGAGGGATGAGGATAAGAAATATGTTGCCTCCAAACCACTGTACTATAAGATTTACCGTTTTTTCTGTTAACGTAGTGAAGTACTTTATTGGAGCATCAATTAATAATAGTTTTATATACTGAGCATTTTGTATCTATATTCAAGATCCCTAGTAACGGTAACATTACGTAAGATGTATTTTGTACTGAATATTCTGTTTGGAATAATTTCTAGGTTTCTAGGCTCTGTATATCCCCACTAGCGGCAATCTCTTTAGGTTCTGCTACCCTATTACAGCTAGAAACTCtcaaatcaagaaaatctGCGGCCGCcactattttttcaaaagggTTATCTGAGTAATTAGATGAGGTTTGCTTCATGTATTGTGGTCTGTTGTCAAGATTGTAATAGTGGGAGAAGTAGGGCATCGACTCCGATCTCCAAATTCTTAAAGCGGTAATTGGCTGCAATATTGAAATGCTTGTACATTTGTGCAACATTCAAAGGACATTTCCTTAATAATCATCTCTACCTTGTTATGAGAACGCGAACGACATGAGACAATCCAAAATAATTGTAAAAGTACAGTTTATGTTTTCCTGATGATGCTGGAAACTCCCAAAtcaattttcatttcaagGCATTTAAAATGTTGAACAACTTTGGGGGTAGATCTTACCGTTTATGCCCTTTTCGGATTGACACCTAAAAGTCCTACCACGCTTCTAATTCCAAGTTTTAATTTCCCGATCGGTTAGAAGATGAATGATGGGCTATACTCTTTCTTAGAAAAAGCAATTTGTATCTTTTGGGGAGTGGATCGAACTTGGTACCTTAGCCGCACTTTTTCACTTCCCATCCTGATAATGACGTCTCAGCAGGCCCCTCCTGGGGGTATTTCTGGCTAAAAAGTGCGCCTCCTCCTCTTCTCGCCTAGGCATGTTTCATATTGCATAACATAAATGACTAACGCTTGCCCATAAATTGGTTTCGTTCTTAGAGACCAatgtaataaaaaaagcataTCCTTTCGTAAGAGTCTGCTTTGGCTGCTTCAAAAGTctcaagagaaaaaagagaaaagaagccTCTACTTTCATTAGTGTAAAGTAGCTTGACTTTCTATCTTGAACGGCCGTTTCATATTATTCACACTGTTTTATTGCTCGTGTGCTTTTATCTTGGCGAAAAGCGATAAAAAGCATTTGTTGACAGCGTAAATCCAATTAATACTCCACATGGTACTACCATTCTTTTATTCTCAGCTTGCTATTTTCTATTGCAGATACCAGCAAATTTATCAACTTTTCACAAGCTCAATATGCGATCTTTAGGATCAATCGTGAGGACAAGAGGACAGAAACATCACATGTCCTCTCGTTCCGGTATAATACGCATTTATGTCTCGGTAATAACACAAATAGCCACCAACATTATGTAAGCCTACTGAAAGATCATTATAGctcaaaaagaagatatcgTGGTGGATGCTAATTCGAAGCCTTGAGTTTTATTGCATTATATGTATAAACAACCAACAATGATTGTTCAATTGGTAGCTATCGCTTCTCTTTGCTGGATCTGGATATATTAATAAGTCAAttaaaaagagagaaagtaacaaatccaaaaaatgACGAAATCAGACGAAACAGCAGCTATTAGCCTTCATGCTGGAACTACTAGTCTGGTAGCAGATTTTTGCTAAGTGAACCTACCTCACATCGCTTTGTACCTTGTGCCTTGGTGCCTGAAGGGATGATTCCCGCCGCCCCACCTCTCACACGTACGGGACGCAAATCTATTCACGCttctatttttgtttaGCGTAGTAAATCTGATATGTATTCTTCGTAGTGCctaaatttttgaaggaagTAATGGCTCTGATCTACATACGGGTGTCATCAGCAGGACCGTAATCGCACTGGGAGATGAGTATAATTTTAAATAACTTACGTTTGGTAATAGTTTATGGCCAATGGATGGACAGCAACGAGAAATTTGTGAATTTGTTTGTTGTCCTCGTGGTTTTTATTTCAGTTTACTTTACAGGAACCACCATTGCATTCTCCTTGAAATAGTTTCTTTATACCACCTACTTCTCCGTGGTAAGTTCTAATCATATTTTGATCCGCTTCAAGCTTTTAGCCGACAAATAGTGAAGCATCCCGGAGTGCTCGTTACCATACTGATATCAAGGTAGCTGTAACTACTGGTGACGATATTGTCTTTTCTGTGATTTTTTATGTACCTTGCTTAACTtcataaaaaagaacaggAAGAAGGGGTCGATATACAAGTCTCCTTTGATGTTCAGTCTTTCACTTTTAAACAAATAGACACGTCcaata
Proteins encoded in this window:
- the MMP1 gene encoding S-methylmethionine permease MMP1 (High-affinity S-methylmethionine permease~similar to YLL061W), which codes for MDEFESTKLSKVQFATSVISTPSTDGNNLIHRFKNSFKRNDSSAIQDGLLYSELSEEEKIQWDLANQPYKKVLDQRHLTMIAIGGTLGTGLFIGLGESLASGPASLLIGFLLVGASMLCVVQCGAELSCQYPVSGSYALHASRFIDPSVGFSIGINYLLMWLISYPSELVGCSLTISYWAPSVNPAAWVAIAFVLSMLLNLFGARGFAESEFYMSIFKIVALFIFIIIGIVLIAGGGPDSTGYIGTKYWHNPGSFAVPVFKNLCNTFVSAAYSFSGTEMVVLTSTEARSVSSVSRAAKGTFWRIVIFYIVTVIIIGCLVPYNDPRLINGSSSEDITASPFVIALSNTGAMGTRVSHFMNAVILIAVFSVCNSCVYASSRLIQGLATAGQLPKICAYMDRSGRPLVGMAICGAFGLLGFLVVSKNQGTVFTWLFALCSISFFTTWFCICFCQVRFRMAMKAQGRSKDDIIYRSTLGIYGGIFGCVLNVLLVIGEIYVSAAPVGSPSSAANFFEYCMSIPIMIAVYIGHRIYRRDWRHWYIKRGDIDLDSGHSLEDFEATKLERDEDKKYVASKPLYYKIYRFFC